One region of Burkholderiales bacterium genomic DNA includes:
- a CDS encoding fructose-bisphosphate aldolase class II codes for MALVSMRQLLDHAAEHGYGLPAFNVNNLEQVQAIMQAADECDSPVIMQGSAGARKYAGEPFLRHLILAAVEMYPHIPVVMHQDHGASPSVCQRSIRSGFTSVMMDGSLKEDMKTPADYDYNVEVTRKVVEMAHPVGVSVEGELGCLGSLESGMAGEEDGSGAEGKLTHDMLLTDPEQAADFVKRTGVDALAIAIGTSHGAYKFSRKPTGDILAIDRIKEIHKRIPNTHLVMHGSSSVPQEWLAVIREYGGEMKETYGVPVEEIQEGIKHGVRKINIDTDIRLAMSGAVRRNLGKNKSEFDPRKFLKDAMLAAKALCKARFEAFGSAGQAGKIKPLLLETIADKYANGELRTTFN; via the coding sequence ATGGCACTGGTTTCCATGCGGCAGCTACTCGATCACGCAGCTGAACACGGCTACGGCCTGCCGGCGTTCAACGTCAACAATCTCGAGCAGGTGCAGGCGATCATGCAGGCGGCCGACGAGTGCGACAGCCCGGTTATCATGCAGGGCTCGGCCGGCGCGCGTAAATACGCGGGTGAACCATTTTTGCGCCATCTGATCCTGGCCGCAGTCGAAATGTATCCGCATATTCCGGTCGTCATGCATCAGGATCACGGCGCCTCGCCCAGCGTCTGTCAGCGCTCGATTCGTTCGGGTTTTACGAGCGTGATGATGGACGGATCGCTCAAAGAAGATATGAAAACACCGGCCGACTACGACTACAACGTCGAAGTCACGCGCAAGGTCGTCGAAATGGCGCACCCTGTCGGCGTTTCGGTCGAAGGCGAACTGGGCTGTCTCGGCTCACTCGAATCCGGCATGGCCGGCGAGGAAGATGGCTCGGGCGCCGAAGGCAAGCTGACTCACGACATGCTGTTGACCGACCCCGAGCAGGCCGCCGATTTCGTCAAGCGCACCGGCGTCGATGCGCTCGCCATTGCGATCGGCACCTCGCACGGCGCGTACAAATTTTCACGCAAGCCGACCGGCGACATCCTCGCCATCGACCGCATCAAGGAAATCCATAAGCGCATTCCCAATACCCATCTGGTCATGCACGGTTCGAGCAGCGTGCCGCAGGAATGGCTGGCTGTGATTCGCGAATACGGCGGCGAAATGAAGGAAACCTACGGCGTACCGGTCGAGGAGATCCAGGAGGGCATCAAGCACGGCGTGCGCAAGATCAACATCGACACCGATATCCGCCTCGCCATGAGCGGCGCGGTGCGGCGCAATCTGGGGAAAAATAAAAGCGAGTTCGATCCGCGCAAATTTCTGAAGGACGCGATGCTTGCGGCGAAAGCGCTATGCAAGGCGCGCTTTGAGGCGTTCGGCAGCGCGGGCCAAGCCGGCAAAATTAAACCGCTGCTGCTCGAAACAATCGCAGACAAATATGCCAATGGCGAGCTTAGAACAACCTTCAATTAG